In Capra hircus breed San Clemente chromosome 26, ASM170441v1, whole genome shotgun sequence, the following are encoded in one genomic region:
- the VAX1 gene encoding ventral anterior homeobox 1: MFGKPDKMDVRCHSDTEAARVSKNAHKESRESKGAEGNLPAAFLKEPQGAFAASGAPEDCNKSKANSAADPDYCRRILVRDAKGSIREIILPKGLDLDRPKRTRTSFTAEQLYRLEMEFQRCQYVVGRERTELARQLNLSETQVKVWFQNRRTKQKKDQGKDSELRSVVSETAATCSVLRLLEQGRLLSPPGLPALLPPCATGALGSALRGPSLPALGAGAAAGSAAAAAAAAPGPAGAASPHPPAVGGAPGPGPTGPGGLHAGAPAAGHGLFSLPVPSLLGSVASRLSSAPLTMAGSLAGNLQELSARYLSSSAFEPYSRTNNKEGAEKKALD, translated from the exons ATGTTCGGGAAACCAGACAAAATGGACGTTCGGTGCCACTCGGACACAGAGGCCGCCCGGGTCTCCAAGAACGCGCACAAGGAGAGCCGGGAGAGCAAGGGCGCGGAGGGGAACCTCCCCGCCGCCTTCCTCAAGGAGCCGCAGGGCGCCTTCGCTGCGTCGGGCGCCCCGGAAGACTGTAACAAAAGTAAAGCCAATTCAGCAGCTGACCCGGATTACTGCCGCCGGATCCTGGTCCGAG ATGCCAAGGGGTCCATCCGAGAGATCATCCTCCCCAAAGGCCTGGACCTGGATAGGCCCAAGAGGACACGCACGTCCTTCACCGCCGAGCAGCTCTACCGCCTGGAGATGGAGTTCCAGCGCTGCCAGTATGTGGTGGGCCGAGAGAGAACGGAGCTCGCCCGGCAGCTCAACCTCTCCGAGACGCAG GTGAAGGTCTGGTTCCAGAACCGGCGCACGAAGCAGAAGAAGGACCAGGGCAAGGACTCGGAGCTGCGTTCGGTGGTGTCAGAGACCGCGGCCACGTGCAGCGTGCTGCGGCTCCTGGAGCAGGGCCGCCTGCTGTCGCCGCCAGGCCTGCCAGCGCTGCTGCCGCCCTGCGCCACGGGCGCGCTCGGCTCCGCGCTCCGCGGGCCCAGTCTGCCGGCCCTGGGCGCCGGCGCCGCCGCGGGCTCGgccgccgccgcagccgccgccgccccggGTCCTGCCGGCGCCGCATCCCCGCACCCGCCAGCCGTGGGCGGCGCTCCGGGCCCGGGGCCCACTGGGCCCGGGGGACTGCACGCGGGCGCACCGGCCGCCGGCCACGGCCTCTTCAGCCTGCCCGTGCCCTCGCTGCTCGGCTCCGTCGCCAGCCGTCTTTCCTCCGCCCCGTTGACAATGGCCGGTTCGCTGGCCGGAAATTTACAAGAACTCTCCGCCCGATACCTGAGTTCCTCGGCCTTCGAACCTTATTCCCGGACCAACAATAAAGAAGGGGCCGAGAAAAAAGCGCTGGACTGA